From the genome of Candidatus Dormiibacterota bacterium, one region includes:
- a CDS encoding protein kinase: protein MSTQDDEALLRLASAVGDGAAVDWERESATHAALQPQLHQLRVLEAMMAMRSGTAHDPPNADLPGARSSNDTGTVHPGLTPGRILGERYQIRAFLGEGGMGEVWLALDLKLRVEVALKSLHRERLGDERSLDLLRREVRAARQVASPNVCRIFDLVEADGLELVSMECVDGTTLAGVLRERGPLDLKEATEIASQFLIGLEAIHGAGLVHRDIKPGNIMLTRTGRVVLMDFGLARPVTDDRDHSIVGTRPYMAPEQLKGETLDARTDVFAAGVVLAEIVSVGGSSGQTTREALWAGAREEPPRLPEGPWRPVLLRAIAKDPRLRFPSAQALARALEVVTLRVQAADDRRPYPGLASFTQADAEYFFGREVEVEQMWRKLRWPHLQAIIGPSGAGKSSFLRAGLIPALPQGWRCVVCNPGSSPMMALAQALAPELSGDAEAVRLLPRFEEPDVVVELIGTWRKRHEQVLLIVDQFEELFTLNPPEVQARFAELLGRLALEADVHVLLSMRDDFLFQCHAHPPLTPIFSELTPLGPPTGAALRRALTQPALKCGYRFEDEALVEEMLDVVKEERGALPLLAFAVARLWEKRNREAGLLTREAYREIGGVAGALAQHAEAVLDRIGTERRPLVREIFRNLVTARRTRAVRDRDDLLSIFRDRERADGVLCALIDARLLTSFEVQEDESSGATRRQRVEIIHESLLLAWPRLARWQTQDADSAGLRDQLRQAAQMWQERGCPGDLLWTGTSYREFLVWRERYTGGLTATEESFARAMVSQTERRRRRVRATVSGVIAALLVVVAAIGTLWVRAKNQALRADASRLIAFGQLHIDTRPTMALAFSIASLERADTPEARHLALDALERQPQVFDESEEGNGSEVQFSPDGRWLARGQNFTGRILLFSSGGGPPRVLAGRGTHVDKTLFGPGSDVLLTSAYGSTAVQVWSVPDGRPIRSIEYGSGEDRHRPEFISADRSRLITAAIHGASASGYGTVRLLSWPRGGVEPVILAELDGVADFVVDPSGERVGYIKDGKIYLQPLDRLDKTRPRIVGQHQGAWVLAFDSSGRLLASGNLSGGIRVWVVKEIAEKPLALFDAEDGVYSLRFDPTGSLLASGHASGAVRLWDLMGPPGLPPLELLDRTGGTKGLAFHPNGRWLATCSDNPRVGLWPLDRRYAHILFRAKTRESLGPVVFAPDGTWVAASVGGGRLRRWPLTRSGGDPIDFEVPGEKVSTLAVDPAGRYLLAGTFNGAVLVSLRGGRAKRLPGFQDVVDAVAFSPDGRLAAGGGGLFGRAPADRFLRVWDLEAGTYRDLRTDAEVTYLTFLPDGRLLFVSGPANGAKNLYRWTIGKDTAELVKEDIGSWLSSCLSPDGKRLLADRRGGGTLLHNLVDGSVSVLSEDARGCRFNHSGTVVVCAGGVDTVRVIPQDGRPPYDLVGHNGYGHPHAVNGVAISPDDRLIVSAGADGTVRLWPMPEGESLLPLSHEQFLERLHSLTNIRAVLDDRAADGWTLAFEPPDPGWERLPTW from the coding sequence TTGAGCACGCAAGATGACGAAGCGCTGCTCCGCCTCGCCTCGGCGGTTGGCGATGGGGCTGCCGTCGACTGGGAGCGCGAAAGCGCGACTCACGCCGCCCTGCAGCCTCAGTTGCACCAGCTGCGCGTCCTGGAGGCCATGATGGCGATGCGCTCCGGAACGGCGCACGATCCTCCGAACGCCGACCTCCCTGGCGCCCGTTCGTCCAATGACACAGGAACAGTCCACCCCGGGCTCACGCCCGGGCGGATCTTGGGTGAGCGTTATCAGATCCGTGCCTTCCTCGGCGAGGGCGGGATGGGAGAAGTGTGGCTGGCCCTCGATCTGAAACTGCGGGTAGAAGTGGCTCTCAAGTCGTTACACCGGGAGCGTCTCGGAGACGAGCGGTCGCTCGATCTCCTGCGTCGCGAGGTGCGCGCAGCCCGGCAGGTGGCATCCCCGAACGTCTGTCGGATTTTCGACCTGGTCGAGGCCGATGGCCTTGAGCTCGTCTCCATGGAATGCGTGGACGGCACCACCCTGGCCGGAGTCCTGCGAGAGCGGGGACCGCTCGATCTCAAGGAAGCGACGGAGATCGCCTCGCAGTTCCTCATCGGTCTGGAGGCCATCCACGGGGCCGGACTGGTCCATCGGGACATCAAACCGGGGAACATCATGCTCACGCGCACGGGTCGAGTCGTCCTCATGGATTTTGGGCTTGCGAGGCCGGTCACGGATGACCGGGACCACTCGATCGTGGGAACGCGCCCCTACATGGCGCCCGAGCAGCTCAAGGGAGAGACTCTGGACGCCCGGACCGACGTCTTCGCAGCGGGTGTGGTGCTGGCCGAGATAGTGAGCGTGGGAGGATCAAGCGGGCAGACGACTCGCGAGGCTCTGTGGGCGGGCGCGCGCGAGGAGCCGCCCCGGTTGCCGGAAGGTCCCTGGCGCCCGGTCCTGCTGCGGGCCATCGCCAAGGATCCGAGATTGCGCTTTCCATCGGCACAGGCTCTGGCGCGGGCGCTGGAGGTGGTCACCCTGCGCGTGCAGGCGGCGGACGATCGACGCCCTTATCCGGGCCTCGCGTCGTTCACGCAGGCGGACGCCGAGTATTTCTTCGGGCGCGAGGTGGAGGTCGAGCAGATGTGGCGCAAGCTGCGCTGGCCTCACCTGCAGGCGATCATCGGGCCGTCCGGAGCGGGCAAGAGCTCGTTCCTCCGGGCCGGGCTGATCCCGGCCCTGCCGCAGGGATGGCGCTGCGTCGTCTGCAATCCCGGCAGCTCTCCGATGATGGCCCTGGCGCAGGCGCTCGCGCCGGAGCTCTCGGGCGACGCCGAGGCGGTCCGTCTGCTGCCGAGGTTCGAGGAGCCGGACGTGGTGGTTGAATTGATCGGCACATGGCGGAAACGCCACGAGCAGGTGCTGCTCATCGTCGATCAGTTCGAGGAGCTGTTTACGCTGAACCCACCCGAAGTGCAGGCGCGCTTCGCGGAGCTTCTCGGACGGCTGGCGCTCGAGGCAGACGTGCATGTGCTGCTCTCCATGCGGGACGATTTCCTGTTCCAGTGCCATGCCCACCCGCCTCTCACACCGATCTTCTCCGAGCTGACGCCGCTCGGGCCCCCGACGGGCGCCGCTCTGCGCCGGGCCCTCACGCAGCCGGCCCTGAAGTGCGGCTACCGCTTCGAGGACGAAGCCTTGGTCGAGGAGATGCTGGACGTGGTGAAGGAAGAGCGCGGTGCCCTGCCACTTTTGGCGTTCGCCGTGGCGCGGCTTTGGGAGAAGCGGAACCGGGAGGCGGGGCTTCTGACCCGCGAGGCGTACCGGGAGATCGGCGGCGTCGCGGGGGCCCTGGCGCAGCACGCCGAGGCGGTCCTGGATCGCATCGGAACCGAGCGACGACCGCTGGTGCGGGAGATCTTCCGCAACCTGGTCACCGCCCGGAGGACGCGTGCGGTACGGGACCGGGACGACCTGCTGTCAATCTTCCGGGACCGAGAGCGAGCGGACGGAGTCCTGTGCGCCCTCATCGACGCGCGCCTGCTGACATCGTTCGAGGTGCAGGAGGACGAAAGCAGCGGGGCGACCAGACGCCAACGTGTCGAGATCATCCACGAGTCGCTTCTGCTGGCCTGGCCGCGGCTGGCGCGCTGGCAGACGCAGGACGCGGACAGCGCAGGACTGCGCGACCAGCTTCGCCAGGCGGCGCAGATGTGGCAGGAGCGCGGCTGCCCCGGCGATCTTCTATGGACCGGGACGTCGTACAGGGAGTTCCTCGTCTGGCGCGAGCGCTACACGGGCGGGCTCACGGCGACCGAGGAGTCTTTCGCGCGGGCGATGGTCTCCCAGACAGAGCGGCGGCGACGGCGGGTGCGAGCGACGGTTTCGGGCGTGATCGCCGCGCTCCTCGTGGTCGTCGCCGCGATCGGCACACTGTGGGTGCGGGCGAAAAACCAGGCGTTGCGCGCCGACGCGAGCCGCTTGATAGCCTTCGGCCAGCTGCACATCGACACGCGACCGACAATGGCCCTGGCGTTCAGTATCGCCAGCCTGGAACGGGCCGACACGCCGGAGGCCCGTCACCTGGCCCTTGACGCGCTCGAGCGCCAGCCCCAGGTCTTCGATGAGTCCGAGGAGGGGAACGGGTCGGAGGTCCAGTTCAGTCCAGATGGACGCTGGCTCGCCAGGGGCCAGAATTTCACGGGGAGGATCCTGCTCTTCTCCTCCGGGGGCGGGCCTCCCCGTGTCCTGGCCGGCCGCGGCACGCATGTCGATAAAACGCTGTTCGGACCGGGATCCGATGTTCTTCTAACCTCGGCCTATGGCTCCACCGCCGTCCAGGTCTGGTCCGTCCCCGACGGGCGACCGATCCGCTCCATCGAGTACGGCTCAGGAGAGGACCGGCACAGGCCGGAGTTCATCTCGGCCGACCGGTCGCGTCTCATCACCGCGGCGATCCACGGCGCTTCGGCATCTGGCTACGGGACCGTCCGGCTGCTCTCCTGGCCACGTGGCGGAGTTGAACCGGTCATCCTGGCAGAACTCGATGGTGTTGCGGATTTCGTCGTCGATCCCAGCGGAGAGCGTGTTGGGTACATCAAGGACGGAAAGATCTATCTCCAACCGCTGGATCGACTCGACAAGACGCGGCCCCGGATCGTCGGGCAGCATCAGGGCGCCTGGGTGCTCGCCTTCGATTCGTCCGGCAGACTCCTGGCCTCCGGGAACCTCTCCGGCGGGATCCGCGTGTGGGTGGTCAAGGAGATCGCGGAGAAACCGCTCGCGCTCTTCGACGCCGAAGACGGGGTTTACTCTCTTCGTTTTGATCCGACGGGGTCCCTCCTGGCTTCGGGGCACGCGAGCGGGGCCGTGCGCCTCTGGGACCTGATGGGCCCGCCGGGCTTGCCTCCCCTCGAATTGCTTGACAGAACCGGCGGGACCAAGGGCCTCGCGTTCCATCCGAACGGACGCTGGCTCGCAACGTGCAGCGACAACCCACGCGTCGGCCTCTGGCCGCTCGACCGCCGCTACGCTCATATCCTGTTCCGCGCGAAGACGAGAGAAAGTCTCGGGCCGGTTGTCTTCGCCCCGGACGGCACCTGGGTCGCGGCCAGCGTGGGAGGAGGCAGGCTGCGCCGCTGGCCTCTCACCCGCTCCGGTGGGGACCCGATCGACTTCGAAGTCCCGGGAGAGAAAGTCTCGACTCTCGCCGTGGACCCTGCCGGTCGCTACCTCCTTGCCGGCACATTCAATGGGGCGGTGCTGGTCTCGCTGCGGGGTGGCCGGGCCAAGAGACTTCCCGGCTTCCAGGACGTCGTCGATGCGGTCGCATTCAGCCCCGACGGCCGACTCGCGGCAGGAGGGGGAGGACTCTTCGGCAGAGCCCCGGCGGATCGGTTCCTACGGGTCTGGGACCTCGAAGCGGGAACGTATCGGGACCTCAGAACTGACGCGGAGGTCACCTACCTGACTTTCCTGCCGGACGGCCGGCTTCTTTTCGTGAGCGGACCCGCCAACGGAGCGAAGAATTTGTACCGCTGGACCATCGGCAAGGACACCGCTGAATTGGTGAAGGAGGACATCGGGTCCTGGCTCTCTTCGTGTCTGAGTCCTGACGGAAAGCGGCTGTTGGCGGATCGGAGGGGTGGTGGCACGTTGCTGCACAATCTTGTCGATGGCAGCGTCAGCGTGCTCTCGGAGGATGCCCGGGGTTGTCGATTCAATCACAGCGGGACGGTGGTCGTGTGCGCAGGTGGAGTCGATACGGTGCGCGTCATCCCCCAGGACGGTCGCCCCCCGTATGACCTGGTCGGTCACAACGGTTACGGTCATCCTCATGCGGTCAATGGAGTCGCCATCTCTCCGGACGATCGCTTGATCGTGTCCGCCGGCGCCGACGGCACGGTCCGACTCTGGCCGATGCCCGAGGGTGAGTCGCTCCTCCCGCTGTCGCACGAGCAGTTTCTCGAGCGACTCCACTCCCTGACGAACATCCGGGCCGTCCTCGACGACAGAGCCGCGGACGGCTGGACGCTCGCCTTCGAGCCCCCTGACCCCGGCTGGGAGAGGCTGCCGACCTGGTAG
- a CDS encoding sigma-70 family RNA polymerase sigma factor, with amino-acid sequence MAARDDVESTASLLAKVREGDEEARARLVVRYRTLLRRWAHGRVPPRARALIDTEDVVQVTLLRALDRVGGFEPRREGAFLAYLRTILLNEIRATLRRVDRGPEMEPLPAGLEDRHPSPLAEAIGTEAIDSYEAALATLTEEQQQAVVLRVEMGFTYQQVAEAMGSPSMDAARMLVARALARLSEKMVEHAR; translated from the coding sequence ATGGCCGCTCGAGACGACGTCGAAAGCACTGCCTCGCTGCTCGCCAAGGTGCGCGAGGGGGACGAGGAGGCGCGCGCGCGGCTGGTCGTCCGCTACCGGACCCTCCTGCGGCGCTGGGCGCACGGCCGCGTCCCCCCGCGTGCCCGCGCCCTGATCGACACCGAGGATGTCGTGCAGGTGACTCTCCTCCGGGCTCTGGACAGGGTGGGGGGATTCGAGCCGCGACGCGAGGGGGCGTTCCTGGCCTACCTGCGCACGATTCTCCTGAACGAGATCCGCGCAACGCTGCGGCGCGTCGATCGTGGACCGGAGATGGAGCCCCTGCCGGCCGGGCTCGAAGACAGGCATCCCTCGCCACTCGCCGAGGCGATCGGGACGGAGGCGATCGATTCCTACGAGGCGGCCCTGGCGACCCTGACGGAGGAACAGCAGCAGGCCGTGGTGCTGCGGGTCGAGATGGGCTTCACCTACCAGCAGGTGGCCGAGGCGATGGGCAGCCCTTCGATGGATGCAGCCCGGATGCTCGTGGCGCGGGCCCTGGCCCGCCTCTCGGAGAAGATGGTTGAGCACGCAAGATGA